In Allorhizobium pseudoryzae, the genomic window GCCATGACCAGCATCGACCAGATCATCGACGACTTCGCTTTCCTCGACGATTGGGAAGATCGCTACCGGTATGTGATCGAACTCGGCAAGGCGCTGCCGGATCTGCCGGAGGACAAGCGCACGGCCGACAACAAGGTGAATGGCTGCGCAAGCCAGGTCTGGCTCGTCTCGCATCGCGGCGACGGTGCCGATCCGGTGATGACCTTCGAGGGCGATTCCGATGCGCATATCGTGCGCGGGCTGGTGGCGATCGTGCTCGCCGCCTGTTCCGGCAAACGCGCCTCCGAGATCGCCGCGACCGACCTGATCGGCATTTTCGACAAGATCGGCCTGGTGGAAAACCTCTCCTCGCAGCGCGCCAACGGCCTGCGCTCGATGGTGAAACGCATCCGCGACGAGGCGGCCGCCGTCTCCGCGACCGCCTGACCCCTTCCCTTCAATGCTCGGGACGAAAGCCGTCTGCGCCCCAGGCGTGCCGACGCCGCGCATTCGCCGGCGGCGGAGCATAGTGGCGGGCAAGCGCCAGAAGCGCCGTGCGCAACATCAGCTTGGCGGAGCGCGCCGGCCAGCAGCGTTCGCGTTCCACCTGTTCCAGCCCCTTGCCGAAGCAGCAGACATCGAGCGCCACGCCGGAGAGTTCCGGCCCCATGGCGTCGAGTGCCGCATTGACCCGAAGGCGTGCCGCCACCGCGCTGTCGGTCAGGTCGGCGAGCCCGCCCCGTTCGCCGGGTGTGCGGCTGGCGATGCGCGGCTCCCAGCTCGCCGTCACCTTCGGCTGCAGATGGCCACGCTCGAAATCGGCGGCGAGCCGTTCGCCGGCATCGATGGCCGCCTGCGGCAGGAAAGCCGCGCCGGAGCGTTCCTTCAGACGCGACAGCACGGACAGCGGCGATTCGGCGAGATTGCGGCAGACCGGCTGGGTCGCACCGTCCACCACCCTCTGCTCCTCGGCAATCTGCCGGTGCTGCGCGGCAAAGCCCTCCTCCTTGTCCTCCTGCAGCGCCCGGCGCAGGTGCGCCGCCGCCTCCGGCAGGGCAATGATGCTTCCCGCCTGCCGGGTGACGAGACCAAGCGAAACGGCCTCGGCCAGAACCTTCTCCGTGACCGGCAGGTGCCGGCCGGACTGCTCCAGGACCAGCCCATCGCCTTCCCTGCGCAGCCGGCACGGCCCCTTCAGGGCAAGGCGCAAGAGGTGCAGCAGCATGCGGCGCTCGGCCTTAATCATGGTCCTGCTCCCCCCGGCCGGCAAAGATGACGCTGACGATGCGCTCGATCCCGGTGATGAAATCGTCGAAGGCCTGATCGTCGCGGCGGTCCTCCACCACATGGCAGGCATGGCCGACGGTGGTGCGGTCACGCCCGAAGGCCTGGCCGATTTCCGTCAGCGGGATGCTGAGCGACACGTGGCAGACATACATGGCGATCTGGCGGACATGGCAGAGCATGCGGCGCCGGTCGCGCCGCATCTGGGTGCGGTCTCCGGTGAGGCTGATGATTTCGCCGACCACCTGGCGGACGAGACGGCAGACTTGCCGCATCGGCAGATGGGCCGGGGGATAAAACCCGTGGAACGGTCGATGCTGGAGAGAAGGAGCGGCTGCGAACGGGCCGGGCTGAAGATCGTAAGTCATGAACAACTCCCAAAATAGGAATTAATTCATACAACCTAAATGATCCGCGGGGATAAGGAAAGCATCTCTCGGATTTTCCGCAGCGCTGATTCCCTTGGATTTTCGCCCTTCATCCCCAATCAATCTAGGATTATTTTCTCCTCCTCATCCCCGCAACCATGATCACAAACGCAGATCGCCGGAAGGCATCCCTTCCGGCGATCTGAGATATGGGCAGATCTTTGCGTTGTGCAGGTCCGCGTCAGCCGCCGTGGCCGGCGGCCTTGATCCGGGCGTTACTTGGCGCCGCGCTTGCGGCGCTGGCCGAGACCCATTTCCTTGGCAAGCCGCGAACGGGCCTGGGCATAGGCCGGAGCAACCATCGGATAGTCGGCGGGCAGGCCCCACTTCTCGCGATATTCTTCCGGCGTCATGTTGTAGTGCGTCATCAGGTGGCGCTTGAGCGACTTGAACTTCATGCCGTCTTCGAGGCAGATCAGGTAGTCGTCTTCAATCGACTTGCGGATCGGAACCGGCGGCTTTGGCTTTTCGACCGCGGTCGGTGCAGGCGCGGGCGAGGTCGTGTTGCTGAGGGCGCTGTGCACGTCGGCGATCAGGGTCGAGAGATCGCTCACGGGCACAACATGATTGCTGACATAGGCGGCGACGATATCGGCGGTGAGTTCCACCAAAAGGTCAGGCGCCTTGTCGGCGACAGGTTCGGTCATTTCGTATCTCCTGTTTCGTTCGAGGACAGGTCGGCCAGACCATGTCCCGCGCAGATCGCGCCGAGCCTCAGCAACAGTGTCCCGTTTTCTGACAGACGCCCGGATCCACCCCTAGATCCAAGCGGGACAACACCACCGAGCCCGGTTGATACTGGCCGTTCCGTCACTCCCTCAATAATTCCAACCTGCTTATATAAAGCTTTTCACAACTGGAATGAGGAGAGATCGCGAAGCGGATCAATATCTGCGTTCTACACTGTAGCGATTAACATCCTTCGGCAGAAAGTCAAAATACAATTTGCTGCCCCAAGTCGATGGATCTCCTGTGGTTGAACGCAAATAGAACTCAACACGATCCAGGTTTGCGGGGCAGCGGAAGTATTTGTGCCACAATCTGCGTTATTCAAGAGGCCTGTCGCGGCGTAACTCGTCAATAATCGTCGAAGGATGTAAACGATATCCTACCTGGTGTGCCGTTTTGGCCAGCAAGTGTGCCGAAATGGGAGCGGTCAGGATAAAAAACAGGAAACCGGCGAGCGCGCGAAACAAGATCGCCAGATCTCCGGCATGCAGACCGGCCGCCAGAAGCAGCAAACCGGAGCCGACTGTGCCGGCTTTGGACGCCGCATGCATGCGCGTGAAGAGATCCGGCAGACGCAAGAGACCGATCGAGGCGACCAGTGCAAACGCCGATCCGCACAGAAGAAGCGCTGCCGTGAGAACGGTAATGATCATGGCTCTACTCCCCCTTGCCCGTGGAAACCGGCTGGATGACGCGGTCCGACCCGTGGATCGGCTCCAGGGCCCCCTGCTCATCCGCCGTCTTGCGCGACAGGATGAAGCGGGCAAAGGCGACCGTCGCCAGGAAGCCGACGAGGCCGAGCGCGATCGCCACATCGATATAGAGCGTGAAGCCGGTCTTGACCGCGATCACCGCGATGAAGCCGATCGCGATGCCGACCAGCATGTCGAGCCCGACAATCCGGTCCCCCAGCGTCGGGCCGGCGATCACGCGGTAGGCGGTGGCAAGGAAAGACAGGCCGAGAAGAGCGAGCGCCAGCCAGATGGCGCCATCGAGCAGAGCTTGAGCGGTCATCAGCGGAAAGCCTCCATGATCTTGCGTTCGAACCCTTCGGCGATATCGCGTTTCGTGCCCTCGACATCCGAGCAGTCGATGGCATGGACGTAAAGCAGCGTGCGGTCTTCCGATACATCGACCGAGAGTGTGCCCGGCGTCAGGGTGATGAGATTGGCGAGAAGGGTGATCTCGAAATCGCGGTCCACCGTCAGCGGAAAGGCGAAGATGCCGGGTTTCACGTCGAGCGTCGGGCGGGTGACGAGCACCGCCACCTTCCAGGCCGACAGCGCCAGTTCCTTGAAGAACAGCACCGTCAGGGACAGGATTCGGCCGATCCGGCTTAAGTAACTGACGCCATTCGCCTGCTCGCGGATGAGACCGATGGCAAAGGCGGAAATGACGAAGCCGAACAGGAAGTTGAGGAAGGTCGCGCTGCCGCTGACCGCCACCCAGACGACGGCGAACAGCACGTTCATGGTAAATGCTGTCATTGTGCACCTGCCTGCGGGAAAACCGACTGGATATAGGAGACCGGCTGCAACAGCCCCTCGGCCGCCATCTGCGACAGGCTGAGCGGGCCTTCCGGCAACAGGCCGAAGAGCGTGACGATGGCAATTAGGCCGTAGAGCGGCCAGGTGGTGAGCCTGTCCGGCGCCAGCTTTCCGCCGGCAAGCGCTGCCCCCTGCACGGAGGCCGCACTTGGCGTCGTCAGCGGCGGGCGCCAGTAGGCAAACAGGAAGGTGCGGCCGAGCGCCACCGTGGTGAGGAAACCGGAGAGCAGGATGGTGCCCGCCAGCCACCAGGCGCCGATATCGAGCGAGGCCTTGACCAGCATGATCTTCGGCCAGAGCCCCGAAAACGGCGGCAGGCCGGCAACCGCGAGAAACAGCGCCAGCGAGGCAAAGGCGAAGCCCGGGGCGATACGGTAAATGCCGCCCGCGCCCGACAGGCTGAAGGTGCCGGTGAGAGCTGCCGCGCGGCCGATGACGAGATAAAGTGCCGTCATCGCCAGGATCGAATGCAGGGCATAGAGCAGCGCGCCGCTGATGCCGGCGACGGTGCCGACGGCAATGCCGGCCAGCATGTTGCCGATGCCGACGATGACGGCATACCCCGCCATGCGGCGCATATCATCCTGCGCCAGCATGCCGAGCGCCGCGACGATCAGGGTGAGTGCCGCGAGCACACCGATGACGAGGCTGAGCTCCTCGCGCTGCAGCGGAAACAGCATGACCATGATGCGCATCAGCGCATAGATGCCGACCTTGGTGAGCAGGCCGCCGAACAGCGCCGAGACCGTGATGCGCGGCGTGTGATAGGAGGCGGGCAGCCAGAAATTGACCGGGAAGGCCGCCGCCTTCATGGCAAAGGCAAGCACGAACAGCGCCGACAGCGTCATCAGCGGCGCGCCCTCGATCTCGCGGGCCTTCAGCGCGATATCGGCCATGTTGAGCGTGCCGAAGATCGCATAGAGATAGCCGACCGAAATCAGGAACAACGTCGTGCCGATCAGGTTCAGCACCGCATATTTCATTGCCCCGTCGATCTGCTCGCGCTCCGACCCGAGGATCAGCAGGCCGAAGGAGGAGATCAGCAGCACTTCGAACCAGACATAGAGGTTGAAGACGTCGCCGGTGAGGAAGGCGCCCGAGACACCGGCCATCAGAAGCAGCAGGAACGGGAAGAAACCGTAGCGGCGGCTGCTGTCGTTGATATCCTTCAGCGCGGCAATGCCGGCGGCGAGCGCCACGATGCCGGCCACGAAGCACATCAGCGCGCCGAACAGATCGACGGTGAAGGCGATACCGAAGGGCGGCAGCCAGCGGCCCATCATCATGGTGACGGGTCCCTCGGCGACGACCTTGTAGAGCAAGGCCGCGTCGGTCAGAACGAGCAGCACGAGCGCCGGAATGGCGATCAGCGCATGCAGGTGGATGCGGTGACGGACCATCATCAGCAGCGCGCCGGCGGTGATCATCAGCGCGGGCGGCAGGATGACCAGCCAGTCGCCGGGCACGGTCGGCGCCATGACGAAGGCGGCGGAGAGATCTACGGGAGTGGAGGTAACTGCGGCCATCTTGTCTCGTCTCAGTAGCCGGCAGGCGGCATGGGTTCACTCTTCGGTTCGGCCAGACGCATCTCGTCGGTATCGTCGGTGCCGAGTTCCTGGAAGGCGCGGTAGGTCAGCACCAGCAGGAAGGCGAAGAAGGAAAAGGAAATGACGATCGCCGTCAGGATGAGGGCCTGCGGCAGCGGATTGGCGGCGCCGGCCGGCAGGGTATCAAGACCGATGCCGATGATCGGCGGCACTTCGCGCGTGAGACGTCCGCCGGTGAAGATCAAAAGGTTGACCGCGTTGCCGAGGATCGCGATGCCGAGCAGCATGCGCACGGTGTGGCGCGACAGGATGAGGTAGATGGCGGCGGCGAAAAAGGCGCCGACCAGACATGCCAGAAGAACCTCCATCAGTCCTCCTCCCTTTCTTCCAGTGCGAGCGCAATCGAGGTGATGGCACCCACCACGACGAGATAGACGCCGATATCGAAGGAGATCACGGTGGCGAGCGGCACCTCGACGCCGAACAGGCGCGGATAGATCCAGATGCCGGTCATGAAGGGCACCCCGACAAAGGCCGAGATGAGGCCGGAGACGACGGCAATCAGCAGGCCGGCACCGGCAATCGACATCGGGTGAAAGATGATCGCCCGGCGCACCGCCGCCACGCCATAGGCAATGCCGTAGATGGCGAAGGCAGACGCCGCGATCAGTCCGCCGATGAAACCGCCGCCCGGTTCGTTATGGCCGCGCAGCAGCACGAAGACGGAAAACAGGATCATCAGCGCGGTGAGGAAGGGCGCGACGGTGCGGAAGATCAGCGTGTTCATGGAGCGTGCCCTCCGTTCTGGTCCGGATTGTTGTCGGCCGGTTTCAGCGGGCCGCCGGCGCGGATGCGGATCAGCGCCAGAATGGCGAGGCCGGTGATCATCACCACGGCAATCTCGCCCAGCGTATCCGTTCCACGGAAATCGACGATGATGACGTTCACCACGTTCGAGCCGTGGGCGATGACCTTGGCATAGGCGTTGAAGAACTCGGTGAGGTTATTGTTGAAGGCGCTTTCGGTGGATTTCATCAGCATCAGCGCAAAGCCCGTTCCGCAGGCAAGGGCAATCGCACCATCCAACAGCATCTGTCCCATGGGCCGGTGATCGGAGGGGGCAAGCCGCAACCGTGTCATGACGAGCGCCAGGATGACGACCGACAGCGTTTCCACCATGAACTGGGTGAACGACAGATCCGGTGCGCCGAACAGCAGGAAGATCACCGCCACCGCGAACCCCTGGATGCCGAGCGCTGCAATGGCCGTCAGACGGTTCTTTGCCGTCAGCACCGCCACGAGACCGATGAGGGCGAGGCCGAAAAACGCCCATTCGTGCACCATGACACCCGAGGGCAAGCGCGGCATGGCCGGCAGTTCGCCGTAGAGGATCGGCGGGACCAGCAGGGTGGCGGCGAGAATGAGGAAGGTGGCGGTGACATAGACCTCCATGCGGCCCGGCTGGGTGATCCGCGTGACCTTCACCGACAGGCGCACGAGGCCGGCGAGGAGCGCATCGAAGGCCTTGTCCGGACCGGGGCCGATCGCATCCAGCACCCGCACCATCAGCGCCCGGGCGCGATCGATCAGGAGATAGACCGCAACGCCGAAGGCAACCGTGACGACGGAGAGCGCGAGCGCAATGCCGACATGCGGGATGGTGGAGATGGTGACTTCCGTCGGCACGCCCTTCACGGCGGTTGCCATCGGCGTCGAAATGAAATGATGCGCGACACCGGAGAGGATGCCGCCCAGAAGTCCGAGAAGCGCCAGCACGGCCGGGCCGAGCCAGAGCAGCGGCGGGCCCTCATGGGCATGTTTCTGCGTCTTGACCGGCTTGCCGATGAAGGGTTTCAGGCCGACCGCAAAGGCGATCGCAAACATCAGCCCGTTGCCGATGATGGCAACGACGGTAAACAGCATCGAGCGCAGATCACCCGCCGCCAGCGCATAATAGATCTCCTCCTTGGCGAGGAAGCCGAAAAAGAGCGGCAGGCCACCCATCGAGAGTGCCGCAAACAGGCCGGCGGCAAAGGTGATCGGCATGGCCTTGGCGAGACCGCCGAGCTTCGTTGCATCGCGCGTGCCCGCCTCGTGATCGATGATGCCGGCGACCATGAAGAGCGCGCCCTTGAACAGCGAATGGGCCACGAGATAGAGCACGGCGGCGGCCACCGAATGTTCGCTGTCAAAGCCCGTCAGCATGACCAGAAGGCCGAGCGAGGCCATGGTGGTATAGGCCAGCATCAGCTTCAGATCCGTCTGGCGCAAGGACAAAAGCGTGCCGACGATCAGCGTGATGCCGCCGAAGAAGGGAAGCAGAATTTCCCAGGCCGCGGTTTCGCCGAGTGCCGGGTTGAGGCGCATCAAGAGGTAGACGCCGGCCTTCACCATGGTGGCGGAATGCAGGTAGGCGGAGACCGGGGTGGGCGCCTCCATGGCATTCGGCAGCCAGGCATGGAAGGGAAACTGCGCCGATTTGGTGAAGCAGCCGCCCAGCACCAGAAGCAGCGTGGCGAGATAGAAGGGGCTGGCGCGCAGTGCATCGCCCATATGGACGAGCAGCGACAGCTGTGTGACGCCGGTGATGTTCCAGAGGAAAATCAGGCCTGCGAGCAGGAAGAGACCGCCGCCACCGGTGATCACCAGCGCCTGCAGCGCCGAGCGGCGCGCGGCCTCCCGCTGATGGTCAAAGCCGATCAGCAGGAAGGAGGTGATCGAGGTGAGTTCCCAATAGACGAACAGCATCAGGAAGCTGTCGGAGAGAACGAGCCCCAGCATCGCGCCCATGAAGAGCAGGATGAAGGAGAAAAAGCGCCCCTGCTGCGCATGACCCTTCATGTAACCGCCGGCATAGAGCACGATCAGCGTGCCGATGCCGGTGATCAACAGCGCGAAGGTGAGCGACAGGCCGTCGATGAACCAGGAGAAGGAGAGATTGAGGCTCGGGACCCAGGCGTAACCGCCCGTCACCACCTCGCCGGCGGCGATTTCCGGCAGGTAGCCGGCGAAATAAACGAACGAAAAGGCCGGCGCCAGCGCCAGAACCCAGGCGGCATTGTGCTTCAAATGCCGGGTGGCAAGCGGGGCAAGGGCCGCGGCAATGAAGGGCAGGAAAAGACACAACAAGGTCATCTCGATGTCCCTCGCCTTTCGGCTGCGCGGTCTGCCATGCTGAACCTCTCCCCTTCGCCACATTCATCAACTGCCACAGGCGAGCCCTGTTTACGGCATGAAAACCATGGGCTCAACGTAGTGCGGGCGGAAATCGACACGCATTCGACCTTTTTCCGACCGTTCGCACTCCCTATCTAGGGACGAAACGAGAGGAGCAAGTGATGTCGGACACTGTCACGAAAAAGGTGAACAAAAGTGATCAGGAATGGCGTGAACAGTTGACGCCGGAGCAATACCGCATCCTGCGGCAGGCCGGCACCGAACGGGCGTTTACCGGTCCCTACTGGGACAACAAGCAGGCCGGGCTCTACCGCTGCGCCGGCTGCGATACGCCGCTGTTCGTTTCGGACACGAAGTTCGATTCCGGCTGCGGCTGGCCGAGCTATTTCGCGCCGCTCAATGAAGATGCGGTGGTGGAACTGCGCGACACCTCGCATGGCATGGTGCGCACGGAAATCCGCTGCGCCACCTGCGACGGGCATCTCGGCCACGTCTTCCCGGACGGCCCCAAGCCGACCGGCCTGCGCTATTGCATCAATGGCTACGCGATGGTGTTCGAGCCGGTGTGAGGGGCACGCCGGAGAGAGACAAAACCCCCACCGACCCGCCTCCTCCCCCAAGAGGCAGGGCTATCGCATATGAGCGATCATGGAGATGAGGAAGTCATCGTCCCATCCGGCCTTCTTGATCTTGCGCCTTATGGATGCCTTGTCGGGATGCTGGCGGATCAGGTTGAGGGCGAGTTTTCTGAGTGTCGAGAGGTTTTGCGGCCCATGGTCCTTGCGGTTTCGTGCCGCATCCTCGCAGAAGGCCACATCGAGAACCCAATGCAGTTGGTTCTCGATCGTCCAGTGCGCCCTGGCGATCTTCAGGAAGGCTGTGGCGGAGACCTGCCTGGAGAGCAGGAAGTGCCGGATATGACTGGTTTGCCGGCCATCCGGCTCGATCCTGATGCTTTCCAGCCGGGCCACCGCCTTGATGCCGGGGAAGTCCATGCCGTCCGCCTCGACGATGCTTGCACGGCGGGTTTCGGTCCGGTCATGCAGCCTGGGATCCGTGGTTTCGGCACGGTCGGGATCGTCAGCCGCCTCCATGAGATGTCCGGCCTGCTTGAGCAGTCCCGGCTGGTTGCTCTTCAGCGCCAGCGCATAATCGGCACCGGTCGCCAGGATCGCTTTGGCCGTGTCGGCGCGGCAATGCAGCGCGTCGGCGGTGACCATGCAGCCCTCAAGCGACAGGCAGGCGAGCGCGTCGAGCACGCCCTTGACCTCGTTGCGGTTTGGCGCAAGCTGCTGGCCGATGACCATGCGGTTGTCGGCGGCCCAGATATTGACCAGATGCAGCGGCGTCGCCTTGTCGCCGCGCTTGTGGGCGCCGCGCACCGCCTTGCCGTCGATGGCGATGACGCCGGAGATCGACTGGGCGAAGGCGGCTGCGAACCTGGCGAACACCTCCTCGAAGGCAACCGGATCCAGGTGCCTGAAAACATTCGAGAAAACATCATGGCTCGGAATCCCGTACGGCAGCGGCATGACGGTCTTGAGCAGCTTGTGCTTGGACAGGCCAAAGTCGGCCATATCCTGACAACTCTCGGCACCACACAGCACCGCCGCCAGACCGATGAACAAGACCGAGTTCAAAGGGTAACGCACATTGGCGGCCCGCGGGTCTGGAACCGAACCAAAAAGCGAAGCAAAGCCTTCCATCACAACCTCCATCAGCGATGGAGCCGAGAGGAATCG contains:
- the mnhG gene encoding monovalent cation/H(+) antiporter subunit G; translation: MIITVLTAALLLCGSAFALVASIGLLRLPDLFTRMHAASKAGTVGSGLLLLAAGLHAGDLAILFRALAGFLFFILTAPISAHLLAKTAHQVGYRLHPSTIIDELRRDRPLE
- a CDS encoding Na+/H+ antiporter subunit D, which gives rise to MAAVTSTPVDLSAAFVMAPTVPGDWLVILPPALMITAGALLMMVRHRIHLHALIAIPALVLLVLTDAALLYKVVAEGPVTMMMGRWLPPFGIAFTVDLFGALMCFVAGIVALAAGIAALKDINDSSRRYGFFPFLLLLMAGVSGAFLTGDVFNLYVWFEVLLISSFGLLILGSEREQIDGAMKYAVLNLIGTTLFLISVGYLYAIFGTLNMADIALKAREIEGAPLMTLSALFVLAFAMKAAAFPVNFWLPASYHTPRITVSALFGGLLTKVGIYALMRIMVMLFPLQREELSLVIGVLAALTLIVAALGMLAQDDMRRMAGYAVIVGIGNMLAGIAVGTVAGISGALLYALHSILAMTALYLVIGRAAALTGTFSLSGAGGIYRIAPGFAFASLALFLAVAGLPPFSGLWPKIMLVKASLDIGAWWLAGTILLSGFLTTVALGRTFLFAYWRPPLTTPSAASVQGAALAGGKLAPDRLTTWPLYGLIAIVTLFGLLPEGPLSLSQMAAEGLLQPVSYIQSVFPQAGAQ
- a CDS encoding cation:proton antiporter, translating into MTAQALLDGAIWLALALLGLSFLATAYRVIAGPTLGDRIVGLDMLVGIAIGFIAVIAVKTGFTLYIDVAIALGLVGFLATVAFARFILSRKTADEQGALEPIHGSDRVIQPVSTGKGE
- the msrB gene encoding peptide-methionine (R)-S-oxide reductase MsrB produces the protein MSDTVTKKVNKSDQEWREQLTPEQYRILRQAGTERAFTGPYWDNKQAGLYRCAGCDTPLFVSDTKFDSGCGWPSYFAPLNEDAVVELRDTSHGMVRTEIRCATCDGHLGHVFPDGPKPTGLRYCINGYAMVFEPV
- a CDS encoding SufE family protein — translated: MTSIDQIIDDFAFLDDWEDRYRYVIELGKALPDLPEDKRTADNKVNGCASQVWLVSHRGDGADPVMTFEGDSDAHIVRGLVAIVLAACSGKRASEIAATDLIGIFDKIGLVENLSSQRANGLRSMVKRIRDEAAAVSATA
- a CDS encoding Na+/H+ antiporter subunit E, with the translated sequence MTAFTMNVLFAVVWVAVSGSATFLNFLFGFVISAFAIGLIREQANGVSYLSRIGRILSLTVLFFKELALSAWKVAVLVTRPTLDVKPGIFAFPLTVDRDFEITLLANLITLTPGTLSVDVSEDRTLLYVHAIDCSDVEGTKRDIAEGFERKIMEAFR
- a CDS encoding MucR family transcriptional regulator — its product is MTEPVADKAPDLLVELTADIVAAYVSNHVVPVSDLSTLIADVHSALSNTTSPAPAPTAVEKPKPPVPIRKSIEDDYLICLEDGMKFKSLKRHLMTHYNMTPEEYREKWGLPADYPMVAPAYAQARSRLAKEMGLGQRRKRGAK
- a CDS encoding ISAs1 family transposase; protein product: MEGFASLFGSVPDPRAANVRYPLNSVLFIGLAAVLCGAESCQDMADFGLSKHKLLKTVMPLPYGIPSHDVFSNVFRHLDPVAFEEVFARFAAAFAQSISGVIAIDGKAVRGAHKRGDKATPLHLVNIWAADNRMVIGQQLAPNRNEVKGVLDALACLSLEGCMVTADALHCRADTAKAILATGADYALALKSNQPGLLKQAGHLMEAADDPDRAETTDPRLHDRTETRRASIVEADGMDFPGIKAVARLESIRIEPDGRQTSHIRHFLLSRQVSATAFLKIARAHWTIENQLHWVLDVAFCEDAARNRKDHGPQNLSTLRKLALNLIRQHPDKASIRRKIKKAGWDDDFLISMIAHMR
- a CDS encoding Na+/H+ antiporter subunit C: MEVLLACLVGAFFAAAIYLILSRHTVRMLLGIAILGNAVNLLIFTGGRLTREVPPIIGIGLDTLPAGAANPLPQALILTAIVISFSFFAFLLVLTYRAFQELGTDDTDEMRLAEPKSEPMPPAGY
- a CDS encoding helix-turn-helix domain-containing protein, whose protein sequence is MTYDLQPGPFAAAPSLQHRPFHGFYPPAHLPMRQVCRLVRQVVGEIISLTGDRTQMRRDRRRMLCHVRQIAMYVCHVSLSIPLTEIGQAFGRDRTTVGHACHVVEDRRDDQAFDDFITGIERIVSVIFAGRGEQDHD
- a CDS encoding DUF6456 domain-containing protein gives rise to the protein MIKAERRMLLHLLRLALKGPCRLRREGDGLVLEQSGRHLPVTEKVLAEAVSLGLVTRQAGSIIALPEAAAHLRRALQEDKEEGFAAQHRQIAEEQRVVDGATQPVCRNLAESPLSVLSRLKERSGAAFLPQAAIDAGERLAADFERGHLQPKVTASWEPRIASRTPGERGGLADLTDSAVAARLRVNAALDAMGPELSGVALDVCCFGKGLEQVERERCWPARSAKLMLRTALLALARHYAPPPANARRRHAWGADGFRPEH
- a CDS encoding Na+/H+ antiporter subunit B, encoding MNTLIFRTVAPFLTALMILFSVFVLLRGHNEPGGGFIGGLIAASAFAIYGIAYGVAAVRRAIIFHPMSIAGAGLLIAVVSGLISAFVGVPFMTGIWIYPRLFGVEVPLATVISFDIGVYLVVVGAITSIALALEEREED
- a CDS encoding putative monovalent cation/H+ antiporter subunit A, whose protein sequence is MTLLCLFLPFIAAALAPLATRHLKHNAAWVLALAPAFSFVYFAGYLPEIAAGEVVTGGYAWVPSLNLSFSWFIDGLSLTFALLITGIGTLIVLYAGGYMKGHAQQGRFFSFILLFMGAMLGLVLSDSFLMLFVYWELTSITSFLLIGFDHQREAARRSALQALVITGGGGLFLLAGLIFLWNITGVTQLSLLVHMGDALRASPFYLATLLLVLGGCFTKSAQFPFHAWLPNAMEAPTPVSAYLHSATMVKAGVYLLMRLNPALGETAAWEILLPFFGGITLIVGTLLSLRQTDLKLMLAYTTMASLGLLVMLTGFDSEHSVAAAVLYLVAHSLFKGALFMVAGIIDHEAGTRDATKLGGLAKAMPITFAAGLFAALSMGGLPLFFGFLAKEEIYYALAAGDLRSMLFTVVAIIGNGLMFAIAFAVGLKPFIGKPVKTQKHAHEGPPLLWLGPAVLALLGLLGGILSGVAHHFISTPMATAVKGVPTEVTISTIPHVGIALALSVVTVAFGVAVYLLIDRARALMVRVLDAIGPGPDKAFDALLAGLVRLSVKVTRITQPGRMEVYVTATFLILAATLLVPPILYGELPAMPRLPSGVMVHEWAFFGLALIGLVAVLTAKNRLTAIAALGIQGFAVAVIFLLFGAPDLSFTQFMVETLSVVILALVMTRLRLAPSDHRPMGQMLLDGAIALACGTGFALMLMKSTESAFNNNLTEFFNAYAKVIAHGSNVVNVIIVDFRGTDTLGEIAVVMITGLAILALIRIRAGGPLKPADNNPDQNGGHAP